A genomic region of Desulfonatronum sp. SC1 contains the following coding sequences:
- a CDS encoding type I-F CRISPR-associated protein Csy1, with protein MKGCLNEPKGGELVTQTLEELAAQKKKDSGEMLRENLGREPKNMMRPATHIGKYTHPQAKDDMSLLCENSKCGGGYVCFGNFRTELNDYAAGNAADLPHSKTMEAMMQDGRSVREHLKQCSSDLRRIASVEEKEFKRWAENFQGKEKQGKFSSRTDFKLKQVYLPLENDQYRILTLLPCSVLIWELKSRINSREWEVRIENNKEYNFRVSFVDQWVRKYGGTKPQNVSHLNNENGGNARVLTCLPPSFGRDYELPKRNFFDQIWVYLPKNPQEAQKGVGHLFISLYSSLLQDPNTLWARRKKKGILRAIIERGIIWPAEKIISSAEPGWSLQQQYAALSPAQKAWLDPYAPVDPEGDRGQSTDWQEEIAMQISRFIRRNFDKMLRVDPQKKKIELGEAFSGEIAKLAKEYLDG; from the coding sequence AAAAAGAAAGATTCCGGCGAGATGCTCAGAGAGAATCTTGGGCGGGAGCCGAAAAACATGATGCGCCCGGCTACCCATATCGGGAAGTATACTCATCCCCAGGCCAAGGATGATATGTCTCTTCTCTGCGAGAACTCAAAATGTGGGGGCGGATATGTTTGTTTCGGCAACTTTAGGACTGAATTGAATGATTATGCAGCAGGAAACGCAGCTGACTTACCCCACTCCAAGACCATGGAAGCAATGATGCAAGATGGAAGGAGCGTAAGAGAACACTTGAAGCAATGTTCTTCAGATCTAAGGCGTATTGCCTCAGTAGAAGAAAAAGAATTCAAAAGATGGGCGGAAAATTTTCAGGGAAAGGAAAAGCAGGGCAAATTCTCTTCCAGAACTGATTTTAAGCTTAAACAAGTTTATCTTCCTCTGGAAAATGATCAGTACAGAATACTGACCCTGCTGCCCTGTTCTGTGCTTATCTGGGAGTTGAAGTCCCGTATCAACTCCCGTGAATGGGAAGTAAGGATAGAAAACAACAAAGAATATAATTTCCGGGTCTCATTTGTTGATCAATGGGTGAGAAAATATGGCGGGACAAAGCCTCAAAATGTCAGCCACCTGAATAATGAGAACGGCGGCAATGCCAGAGTGCTGACATGTCTTCCGCCCTCGTTTGGAAGAGACTATGAATTGCCTAAACGCAATTTTTTCGACCAGATCTGGGTATACCTCCCTAAAAATCCTCAGGAAGCTCAAAAAGGAGTCGGCCATCTGTTCATTTCGCTCTACTCGTCTTTGCTCCAAGATCCCAATACCCTTTGGGCACGGAGGAAGAAAAAAGGCATTCTTCGGGCAATAATAGAACGCGGGATAATATGGCCAGCGGAAAAAATCATATCCAGTGCCGAGCCGGGCTGGTCCCTGCAACAACAATACGCTGCACTGTCCCCTGCTCAGAAAGCATGGCTTGATCCTTATGCTCCAGTCGATCCCGAAGGTGACAGGGGGCAGAGTACAGACTGGCAAGAGGAAATAGCGATGCAGATCAGCCGCTTTATTCGCCGGAACTTTGATAAGATGCTTCGTGTTGATCCGCAAAAAAAGAAAATTGAACTGGGTGAAGCCTTTTCGGGGGAAATAGCCAAGTTGGCCAAGGAGTATCTTGATGGATAG
- the csy2 gene encoding type I-F CRISPR-associated protein Csy2, with product MDSYLVIQKMDVTEASMDSCPIVNGFPGVPAIMGFVHALQRKLQSGHPGILLPLAGISCHYFDPGVHKTGRETRLSLSKNPPYLKKHVEKDKNGLLKGVPFIEEGKADMRVSLIIKILGEDLSFKDLQKGVQAILPLLRFAGGTIWGAENIVCRNCGDEEDERHLLRLLMPGFVLVERRDLIEQSMEDGKDALDALLDHLEVRRVEDENGQTVGWGRKTEEPGWLVPIAVGYRAISETGQVKNQRDPEYPHCFAENVVTLGEFVMPIRLDRLGKVLWQSNVDEASGLFVYTNQNKGE from the coding sequence ATGGATAGCTATCTTGTAATTCAGAAAATGGATGTGACCGAAGCAAGCATGGATTCCTGCCCTATCGTCAATGGTTTTCCGGGAGTTCCCGCGATTATGGGATTTGTTCATGCCCTTCAGAGAAAATTGCAATCAGGTCACCCTGGGATTCTTCTCCCCCTGGCTGGTATTTCCTGCCATTATTTTGACCCAGGGGTCCATAAGACCGGGAGGGAAACAAGGCTCTCTCTGAGCAAGAACCCGCCTTATCTCAAGAAACACGTTGAAAAAGACAAAAATGGGCTTCTTAAAGGTGTTCCGTTTATTGAGGAGGGAAAGGCGGACATGCGGGTCTCCCTGATAATAAAAATTCTGGGTGAGGACTTGAGTTTCAAGGACCTACAGAAGGGTGTCCAGGCCATTTTGCCTCTTTTGCGTTTTGCCGGAGGCACGATCTGGGGCGCGGAAAATATTGTTTGCCGGAACTGCGGTGATGAGGAGGATGAAAGGCATTTGCTGCGCCTGCTCATGCCCGGCTTTGTTCTTGTTGAGAGGAGAGATCTGATAGAACAATCGATGGAAGATGGGAAGGATGCTCTGGATGCGTTACTGGATCATCTTGAGGTACGTCGTGTGGAAGATGAGAACGGTCAAACCGTTGGCTGGGGCAGAAAAACTGAAGAGCCGGGATGGCTGGTTCCCATCGCTGTCGGCTACCGGGCCATATCCGAAACTGGGCAGGTCAAAAACCAGAGAGACCCTGAATACCCGCATTGTTTTGCGGAGAATGTGGTTACATTGGGCGAGTTTGTCATGCCCATCCGTCTGGATAGGCTGGGAAAAGTTCTCTGGCAGTCGAATGTGGACGAAGCCAGTGGACTTTTTGTGTATACAAATCAAAATAAAGGAGAATAG